A window from Engraulis encrasicolus isolate BLACKSEA-1 chromosome 11, IST_EnEncr_1.0, whole genome shotgun sequence encodes these proteins:
- the c11h2orf42 gene encoding uncharacterized protein C2orf42 homolog, with translation MASHPIESALPLTQPLACPAQHQDAPTTTNSLCTKPSSDTNTMSAPAPWTCWDDLGKPTLRGIRKCPHCGIYNGTRSLSCKNKACGAIFRGPVSTAASRRPAKKVAGVGSPEVVRLVTRGGGEGGDGEGNAYVDVGVLDGGASSSSSLSSLPPPSSPPPSTSSPAGGRQVFSLRHRCRGPEQRGFVQLTLTDTAIATTEGTLLTRLSLGHCFLPACRRQQRQQQQQQQQQQQKDNQPGATASSSSTPPPPSSSSAPSSSPPQAPDMPCCDHVRQAMECPAEQVAKPLPLKSSVLDALPVTAHARQELWRLATDPAANEGGPLVQRVSRTSLVVRCDRSEAQPLGLLHCTVCKGGGGGGGGGGGGATRGVVKSDRASGGGGGTQPKGDGAGASGAPAWPIFRCTCQQGAGVGTGNRAGGGGSLATLGSQVSPEAFSLSVGAGSRCLHFYACVWAFASDDKLSAEFAHFPIHLFNHTSTTNGLQMILGSSAPVGASEGKAAPEPILSIFLTRPVNEAPSKAKRLKAEEPIAAGGSQPVDEAHATLPFQQWLASVNEKIHQSMHYQFDGKPEPLVFHIPQSFFNALQQRLSLGSKKRRLPNFTTTFVRQDAPPLGTFSKYTWHITNLMHVKQIFHTPEFPLKLSQSFVRNSDGSYSPFSCPEVPVEPLAEALGRTTHAIRPLELHTFLKVGISSPEQKEPTPFIIEWIPDILPRCRVGELRLRFEYGHQPSSQPADP, from the exons ATGGCGAGCCACCCCATTGAATCAGCATTGCCCCTGACACAACCACTGGCCTGCCCAGCGCAACATCAGGACGCCCCCACCACTACAAACAGCCTGTGCACCAAGCCCAGCAGCGATACAAACACAATGAGCGCTCCGGCGCCCTGGACGTGCTGGGACGACTTGGGCAAGCCCACCTTGCGTGGCATCCGCAAGTGCCCGCACTGCGGCATCTACAATGGCACGCGCAGCCTCAGCTGCAAGAACAAGGCCTGTGGCGCCATCTTCCGCGGGCCCGTGTCCACGGCCGCGTCCCGGAGGCCCGCGAAGAAGGTGGCCGGCGTCGGGTCCCCGGAGGTGGTGAGGCTGGTGACGAGgggtggtggagaaggaggagatggggaaggaaaTGCGTATGTGGATGTTGGCGTGTTGGACGGAGGGGCTTCCTCTTCTTCATCGTTGTCGTCTCTGCCGCCGCCATCTTCTCCACCGCCCTCCACTTCGTCCCCTGCAGGTGGCCGCCAGGTGTTCTCGCTGCGTCACCGGTGCCGCGGCCCGGAGCAGAGGGGCTTTGTGCAGCTCACGCTCACCGACACGGCCATCGCCACCACGGAGGGCACCTTGCTCACGCGCCTCAGCCTGGGGCACTGcttcctgccagcctgccgccgtcaacaaagacaacaacaacaacaacagcagcagcagcagcagaaagatAATCAGCCAGGAGCCACCGCCTCGTCttcctcaacaccaccaccaccatcatcttccTCCGCACCCTCCTCTTCGCCACCGCAGGCGCCAGACATGCCGTGCTGCGACCACGTGCGCCAGGCCATGGAGTGTCCGGCGGAGCAGGTGGCCAAGCCGCTGCCGCTCAAGAGCTCGGTGCTGGACGCGCTGCCCGTGACTGCCCACGCCCGGCAGGAGCTGTGGAGGCTGGCCACGGACCCCGCTGCCAACGAGGGTGGGCCCCTGGTGCAGAGGGTGTCCCGCACCTCCCTGGTGGTGAGGTGCGACCGGAGCGAGGCACAACCGCTGGGGCTGCTGCACTGCACCGTCTgcaagggaggaggtggaggtggaggaggaggaggagggggcgcgACGAGGGGGGTGGTGAAAAGTGACAGggcaagtggtggtggtggcggcacaCAGCCGAAAGGTGACGGAGCAGGTGCAAGCGGTGCGCCCGCGTGGCCAATTTTCCGTTGCACGTGCCAGCAGGGTGCCGGGGTGGGGACTGGTAACAGAGCTGGAGGAGGGGGCTCACTGGCCACTCTGGGCAGCCAGGTCTCTCCAGAGGCCTTCTCGCTCTCCGTCGGGGCCGGGTCGCGATGCCTCCACTTCTACGCCTGCGTCTGGGCCTTCGCCAGCGACGACAAGCTCTCCGCCGAGTTTGCTCActtcccaa tacacttATTCAATCACACGTCAACAACAAATG GGCTGCAGATGATCCTTGGCTCGTCAGCACCAGTGGGTGCCTCTGAAGGGAAGGCTGCCCCAGAGCCCATTCTGAGCATATTCCTCACCAGACCTGTCAATGAAGCGCCAAGCAAGGCAAAGAGGCTGAAAGCAGAGGAGCCAATCGCAG cagggggcagccAGCCTGTGGATGAGGCCCATGCTACCTTGCCCTTCCAGCAGTGGCTGGCCAGCGTCAACGAGAAGATCCACCAGTCCATGCACTACCAGTTTGACG GTAAGCCGGAGCCCCTGGTCTTCCACATCCCCCAGTCCTTCTTCAATGCCCTGCAGCAGAGACTCTCCCTAGGCAGCAAGAAGAGGAGGCTCCCCAACTTCACCACCA CGTTTGTCCGTCAGGATGCTCCACCTTTGGGCACCTTCTCCAAGTACACCTGGCACATCACCAACCTCATGCACGTCAAGCAGATCTTCCACACACCTGAG TTTCCCCTGAAGTTGTCCCAGAGCTTTGTGAGGAACAGTGACGGCTCCTACTCCCCCTTCTCCTGCCCGGAGGTGCCCGTGGAGCCCCTGGCAGAGGCCCTGGGCCGCACCACGCACGCCATCCGGCCCCTCGAGCTGCACACCTTCCTCAAAGTGG GTATCTCCTCTCCGGAGCAGAAGGAGCCCACCCCGTTCATCATCGAGTGGATCCCGGACATCCTGCCCCGCTGCAGGGTAGGGGAGCTGAGACTTCGCTTCGAGTACGGACACCAgcccagcagccagccagccgacCCCTGA